From the genome of Aquila chrysaetos chrysaetos chromosome 8, bAquChr1.4, whole genome shotgun sequence:
CCTCCTAATTTCACTCGGAGAGGGTTGCCTTGGGAATCTTGGAGGTATTTTCCTTCAACATTTAACACTAGCCCTCGGTCAAGATCTACAATCTAAAAGCAATAGATGGACTCAAGTTTAGCTAACACAAGAGgagatgaaatgaaatttcacaGCAACAGGAATCCTGGGGAAATTCACATGCTAAGCCTGATGTTCAGGGATAGCTACAACACCcacagacttttaaaagcaagtcaCTAATTGTATAATAATCACTGAAAAATCActactgaagaaagcaaatcCCCATGAGCTGGGCTCCAGAGTTGCACAACAACCATATGTGTATTGCCTACTGTAGCTCTCTTGTGCAAAGGAGCGACTCCCTTGATTTTCTTGGGTTGTGCAACTTCTAAGGTGGATTCCTGTAATACTGATTTCAGTATGACCCTGAGCCCTTTTGAAGAGAGGATTTAAAAGTATgtctacaaattaaaaaaaaaaaaaaaaggaaaaattaaactaGTTAATTTAGGTTGAAACGGCAGTGAAAACAAAGTAGCTAAGATTTTAATTGGTGTAGGAGACTGAAGAAAAGCCTCTGTCTCATAAAACAAATCTGTCTGAGAGCTTAGATTGAATTCAAGAGGTAACTGCAGTTAAAATCCAGTCCTTGTTGCTATTTCAACCCAAAATAGCTGAATTGTATGCTGCTTTAACCTGAGGTAACAGACACTGAGCCACAgaacacaaaaatgcaaaaggtgTTAAGTGCTGGGAGGAAACTGGGAGGAGGACGTGAGCAGCGGTTCCAGGTTGGCAAGACAGACTTACATTTGGTGCTGGGGAAAAGACTGTAGCAGGAGGGACAGTAGATCATGAGATCAGTCTCTGGAGCCCTCCAGGCCCCAGATGTTGACACAGATCCTCTTGTGTCACCTTTACAAGGTGTTCGTCCTGCTTGCAGCAATGCCCTCCTGTCGTGGGGTAGAGAGAGATGCCCCAAGGCCTCCCAAGGACCTTTCTAGCCCACTTTCTGAAGTCTATTCAAAGGGCTTTGGGCATGCTTTTCAAGATGCTTCCCTTGAATGCGACACAATTGATGCACCTTTTTATACTCCTCTAATGCAAATCTAAGATTGAAGTGGccataaaataaatgtctttatGTGTCATACTGTGTGTGAGCAGCATTACTGATGCCAGGGAGGCTGGTCATAGTCTCCTACTGCTCAGCATTTGGGCAAACACACAGGAAACACCAGTTCCTTCCTTGTGCTGGTTGGTTATAAACTCACTGGAAAGGATTTTAAGACAAGGTCTGGGCATGTAGGCACCTAGTGGGGCTTGCCTATCAATGGCATctaaacttttctgaaaataccacTGGAAACATGTCTGTACGAACAGCAAAATGCTTACAGATACCTACGTATGTGCATTTAAAGCAGTGACACTTAGGGAGTAACTTTACATTTCGATACTCTTGCTCATGAGCTTCTCCTTGGAGTATGAGTCTGGGAGAAGCATTGCTGAACACGTCTTTCACAGCAGCTATCCCGGGCAGTCCCCACTCACACTGCACAGCAGACAAGCCCTGAGTCACTGGGGAGCGTAAGTCCCACtgactttgaggaaaaaatgtttcactaAATTTATGGGAGCAATGCTATAGTTGAAAATTGAAGCCATCAAGCTTTAAatcagacatttaaaatgttcaaataatgaaatgcagaatttgtCATTAGATTTTAATGGAACAGTGGAAACTAGATCACCAAGTATAACCTCATTTTACAGCTTCATTGACTGAGGGCactgttctcctttcttttcttaatgaaaatataagTACAATAAAAGGCCAAAGCATCTTGAATTTGGAGAGAAAGTCACCCTACCCACTTTGTTCCTTGAGGGCCATTGATTACTCTCTGTCCACTTGGTTTTCCATTATTACCAggtattatttttccatttccatttttcgTTGTAAGATTAGGTCTGCCATTGTaacctgaaacacagaagaaaacacactaTTCTGAAGAAAGCTGTTCAGCCTACAAAGCACATTTTCGAAtgcaaacaaatgcattttctggACATAAACGAGAGCAGAGAGAGCCCTCACCACACTTGGCAAACCAggcatttcatttctgcttggAGCAACTGTTGTGACACTGTCAGATCCCCGCAGCTGACACAAGCAACTGAAATGGTTTCTTCTGAAGAGGTTAAACACTCATGGTTTGTTTCTACCATGTTTATTAGGTCTCTTTATTCCTTCTtggttttttaagaaagcaggGCAACATTTCTAGATGGCAATACAGccattaaaatgtttgtgatCTTCGTAAACACTTGAGCAGTGGGGTTAGGAAAGAAACCCTTGTTAAACACAACCACTTGTTCAATCCTACCCTTATACAAAGCTGTAGCGACGAACTGAAGGGAGAGAGGATGAGAATtaccattatttcttttttaacctgTAAAAGGAAGGACTTTCCTTCTCTAGCTGAAAAAACAGTGCTATACAGAGGCACACTCAGCTCAGAAGTGGAAAAGCGGTGGCACTGAGCTGCGGGCCGTCCAGCTCAGAGAGGGCAGCAAATTTCACATCCCAGCTCAGACACTTGCCtccagaaaaatatatatgaaaatacatacatatattaactgaagaaaaaaaaaaaaaccatatatATTAACTGAACATTCCTCGGCTATTAACTTCCCAATTGCATGGCTAGCAGTAAGCTGGTATACAACCTCCATAGAGAAATCTATCATTCTTTCATGCTATGCATCTCATCCTCCATGGTATTATTTAAGGCCCACTCCCATCTTAAAGCTCTGCAAGCTGGTGGACCTCTACACAACACTGAGCCTGACTAAAGCATAGCAAATACAATAGCCCAGCTGCATGGTCCTCACTGTATAACACTGAGGCtgcattgaaaaaaacattattaacTACATATAGCACGGAAGGTATTTACTAAAACACTCAGGTCACTCAGTACTATTTTGGATGTCCATGcattggaaggagaaaaaatatttctacctAGCAAAGTCACCAAGACTGTCTGGGATTCTCCATAGGTAATGTGGGGAATCGATAGGTGACACATCTTGACGTGTAGTGGACCCTCTGTTCCACTACCCAGGGTCAGCAGATATTCTGCCAGAAAGCAAGCCTCTAACATTTGGGGTAAGTCACAGCCATAAAGGTATTAGAGGGCCTGACTGTGATGTGAGCAGTACTCAAGAGGAATGTGCAACCCTGAGCTGtcacttagaaaaaaagaggaaagtggcttaaaaattaattaaagaaaacatagaaTGCCAGGACAGCATGAGGAAACATCTTTTTGCCTAGGTGTGGGCAAGGTAGCACTATATAACCTACAAAAGCCTTTTAGTTATCCATACGATGAAGAGCAATCTACCTGAGAGGCTGTCATATTCTGAGTACAAATGTGCTTTCAGTGAGCATTCAGTGAAGTCATTGCTCAATAAAGAACATAGCCCTTCTTCCAATTTAGTACCTAACTGTCATCTCCTCATGGGATCCTGTGCCGACCAGACCACAGGAGCAAAGGCCTGGGGCACCACATTACATTGATTAGGCAATGTCCTCAAGAACCGGGCTCCCTGAGAAccaccaaaataaaaagtaatacatTATACTAAATAACTGAACCTTCATTCTGATGGAAGACTTTTCATCTAACTGCTGATCTTAGGAAAAACACAATTCAGTGGCATTACTACAACAAAGACAAGATACCTTGTCTATAAGGAGGTCTAACAAATTGCCGTTGGGAAGGGCTCCGTAGCCTGGAGTTCAACAGCCGCTGGCGAGGGGACAAAGTAGAAGAAACTGTTGGAGAAACAGTGTGTGTGGTGGTAGATGCAGAAGAATGTGGCCAGACAAAGCTCGGTTTAGATGGAGTATGCTTGTTAGAGAACTGAGTAATCCGTGATGCTATGGCAGAGCTTCCTGGTGATTCGggagaagatatttttaatactggagtttcttccttctcttcctcttcagagCTTACTTTGTGAGGTAGAAGAGTGTCCATGGATTTCCTTTTATTGCTAGTAGTGTCATCGTATGCGTTTTTGTTACCTCTAGAAACAGAAGGGGACCATTTTGCTGCCAAAGATGTGGGTTTCTGTTCCACTTCTTTCTGATCATATTCACTGTAATAATCGTCCTCTTCATTAGAAACTGACTGACGAGATTTAgatgaaaaggaggaaggaactTTTCGAGGATCTTCAGCTTTGGACATTTTTGAGGGCAACAAGCCaaattttttctctgtttgggACACTGTTCTTGTACCAACCCTTGAGCGAGTAGGTAATGAAGGACGAGCCTGTCTCAAAGAAGTGGATGACAACCTTGGATTATACTGGTTGTCTTTTCCTGTATCACTGGCAGAACTGGAGTCTGGCTGAGtaagttttggtttgttggaAGGTACCTGAGAACctggctgctgttgctttgATAGAGATGGATTTGAGCCTCCCTGAGAGAAAGATGCAGGTAATCCCCTAGAAGAGGACACCTCTTTAGGAAACACAGAGCGGCTACTTGCTCCATCACTGCCTTCCGTTACATCCTCATCATCATCTTCCTGCAATTCTTCATTACTCTGGGATGAGATGGGAGATGGGAGGCGCCGGCCCCTTGAATGCAGTAAGGAAGGACTGGTTTGTGCCCTCTGTGGAGGCTCTGAGTGGGAGGTCTTCTCCAATGGAAGATGAGAGGGGAACGTCTTTTTAGGCAAAGATACACTTGGTTTTGATCGAGCAAGCACTTCTTTTACCTCTCGGCTGTCCTGCTCTTCAGGCTTACGTTTGGAAAGAGAAGACTTCAAAAGAGAATGCTTTTCTGGGGCAGCTACTCGACTTTGTTGTTCTTCTGAGTCAGAGTGGGGTGACTTTTCACTGTGTGTCTCTCTGAGGTGAGAATCAGAATTGACCTGAGAATTTCTTCTCTTGGAATAGACTGCTGAAGAAGACTGCCTGGAAGACGGTAGAGAAGGAAATAAGGGGTTTGTATCTTGTGAGTCCTCCCTATAATTCTTATCAACATCCTTTCCATCAGATTTGGTACTGGTGGAGGGGCGAGAGTGAGGTGACGTGTGACCAGAAACAGCAGACCTCGATGAGACTGCCACCGCAGCTAATTTTGAATCCTTCCATGTGCGAGAACTAGAGCCTGAGGGAAGCCTTGTCTGCTGTGATCTAGAACTGGGCTGTCCTGCTCTGTCCTCTGCTTCTTCACTGTCAAACTCATTATGGCTACCACGAGCATGGGAATCTGCTGATTTGAAAGAGGGTTGATGTGAATGACCTAGAGAGCCAGACCTACTGGGATGGCTTGGGACAACCTCATGAGAGATAGCAGACTGCTGATTTGATGGTGAAGCCAGGCGACTAGGCTCTGAAGTTTTAGAAGACACTTTCACCAGCATGGGATCTGGCTTTCCTTCCACATTACCCACAAGATCATTATTTTTGGCAGGCAGAGGATGGGAAGAGGTTTTAGAAGGCACATTAGTGTTGCTTTGCCTCAgttgctttgtttcattatcTGTGTATTTAGGAACAGACAAGGCAGAAGAGTGTTGTACTGATGATGGTAACAGTGCTGGTGGCTCATGTTTCTCTGTGCTCGTCTGCCGTAACACATCTGATGTATGGGTTCGAACAGAGGTCCTCCCTGAGGCAAGGACAGGGTGGACTGGCCGACTAAGGGGTACAGGTCTAACATTCTTCCTCTGATCCTGGGCTTTTGGTGGCGTTGTTGGAGCTTCTTGGGAAGAATCTTGATCATCTGTCACCTCAGTGGATTGGAGATCAGGCTTCAGCTCTCCTGTCTTTCTAGAAGGTAACTGAGATTTACTTAGGACCCCTCGAGTCAAGATTTTATTCTTATATTCAGAAAGAAGACTCTTTTTATCACTAACATTAGGTGAACGAACAGACGACTGCTTAGAGGAAAGCGATGGCTGGActtttgaagaaacagaaggagtTTGAGAAGGAGATGAGCCAGCATTCCCAGGTTTTTTAGCCTCTGAATTATCTTCAATATTTGTTTGTTGCTGACCAGCTGAATCCTCATGAGcagctggggggaaaaaaaagtgtttattcaCAACAATagaagcagcacaaaaaaatgACCAAGAGAAGAAACCAGCCAGGtagcaagaacaaaacaagtTATGAGAATATGAGACAATAATTACTATTGTATTAACCAGCCTGTGCGGTCCAGCTGAGTAAGTTTTGGTTTGTAGGAAGGTACCTGTGTGGAATTATTGTAGCTTGGGTAAAACTTAGAGCAATTAAAATCAAATATCTAAAAGCAGGGACTGCAACATCCTATCAGTGGCACCAAATTCTCAGCAGAGCTTAGTCATGTTGATGGTATGGTGCTGCCATCTGGGGCTGTGGCCCACATTTTTAGTTAACTCAGCAGATCTTCTGTCCCCACAACAGCATCTTTTTGGCAAGAAGCAAATGCAGGGTGTAGTATCTGAGTAAGCCACTCTAAGTGACTTTCAAGAGCGGGAGTTGTCCGGAATAGCACAACCAAAGAAAGACCCAAAGCATTACACTCTTTGGCCTTTGGATAACGAAAGCACATAGTGTTTTCATGCAGGAAATAGAGTATggtatgcatttatttaagaTGTTAAAATGTCCATAAAATGACCTTTTACATGCTGCAGAGTGACCAACACTTACCTACAAGCATCTCTTCGGACAATATAGTGATGAAAAGAGCTTATAGAAACAGTATTAAGGAAGTAAAATCCCATGGGTTAGATGGAATACAGAGGAAGCTAAGTCAGTAAGAATTAACATAACTGGGACCAAGGCAAGAATGGGCTGACTATGCAATCAGTGCATAGCCTGGTGCTCACCTGCTGGGATGGCGACACTGAAGGCTTTAGACTGAGGACCTGGTCCCTTCCTGTTTGCTGCAcgaattttgaaaatatagcGCTCCCCGGCCTGCAGACCATCTATTATGGCTGATGTTGTAGCTCCAGAGTAGGTGATGGACTTTGCTCCAAATGGCTTGAGAGCCGGGGCGTATGAAAGAATGTATTCTGAAATGATTTGGCAGACGGTTGGAAGgaggaaactgaaaacagtcCTGTTTCCAGCGGACAGACTGTATGGGTAGGATGAATTAGAACGTGCATTACTAAAATTAATACACTAGCAATGCACGCCGAGTCAACAGCTGGATTATAAAgacatgagagagagagatatacatatatatgtaggTAAGTTGAACATTTGTCCATCTTAacagacaaaaccaaatcaCATCAATGACCTAATGACTGAGACAGAATATGTTAGCTATACCtttgtaaaaatacataagCAACAATGCCCATCAGAGTGAAGTGTCACCAAGAGGAGCCAGACGACAGCCGTGCGCACTTCCAGAGAAGGTGTGGGGTCCATGAGAAAGTTACAGCACCAACTACTGCGTGGTTTGGTGTGCTGCACCAGGagacctttttttgtttctggacACCAActaataaagggaaaaaaatgagtcctctgaaaaaaatcaactgccctaaatcagaaataacagaggaaacctacaaagagaaaatgcacTGGAGGCAGAAAACATGTATGAACATTGCCAGGAAAATACACACTGTCCTACTATTTCTGGAAATCTAGTCTGAAAGACTGTGCAAATGCTAGGTAGTGGGGATCACTATGATCAGAATACCTGTGTTGTTACGGCTGATGAACCATGAGCAGATTTTAGACTTCCcaagagaaagagaattttGAGCTTACTAATTCGCTACCAAGATATTTGCAATCAACAACACATGATCCAGAGAATATTCTTCCAAAACATAACTTGCTCACAATGGTAGACAACACACAATTGCATTGCTGACTGTAGCTATGTCCACAGCAAATAAGAAcctttaaaaattttccttttttacagaaattatttggaagaagaacaaaatgGTATATTCACATAATTATTGCTCAAGACATCATCATTAAAATCAGGTGACATTATTCATTACTATTAATTACTTACTTATCCTACATTTCCAACACAGCCTTGACACAGCTATAATTGCACTGTACTTTAAGACCCTAGTCAtgcaaaagcagctctgctagTCCACTGTGGTGAAACTCTACCAGCTCCAAAAGCCATATACTCATtcctcagcagtgctgcagcctgAGGGGCATCCCCATGAAAACACCAAAGCACTCACTTTAATCTTCGAAACAATATTACTGCAGTCAAATATAAGTGTTTCCAGCTGAGTCTTTGCTTAGGAGGGGTTTTAGCTGTAATCTACAGGCCAGTAGGTAAAATTCATGCCTGGTGATTGAAGTTCTTATTCAGAAAAGATACTTCTACCAGGAAATAACAGCACTGCGTATTGCCAAATGGTAGCAATAGCATGCCTgtccaacaaaataaaaatctgacaCAGCGTGCGTAACTACAGCCAGGGCCAGAGAGAGCAAAGCAAGGTCTTGTTGCCACTTCAGAAACTCACCCTGCTCTCATCTTTCAGTTTAGGATTACTGTGGTACCTGTGCTCTGTATTAGCTTTCTGAATTGAGAGAAATTTCACCCCTATAGCAATAATTGTAGGCATGAAAAGGAGGCTTCCCATTACACTCCCAAGGACTGCAGGTAAGATCTCAGCCATGTGCaggcttccttttcttttcaatccTCTGAAAGAGGCGTGGGTATTGGACCAAAACAgggttttgaaaataaattccaagGGCTGccagttttctctctctacaCAAAGAAACACAATAATACTTGAGGAGTCACAGTGCCATGGTGGGAAACCTCTAGAACACAacaacatctttaaaaatgggaaacttaatttttttctgaaaacgAGCCCATATTCATTGTGTTAAGAAATAAACCATGCATGGGtcatcaaaataaagaaaaaaatcatcaataCTTTATATGCAAATGCATTTAATGctcagttgaaaaaaaaatcaatgtattaGAAGGCATAGTaagctttggattttttttgtttgttttaagatacACAGGAGTTGCTTTAATTGCAGAGGCACTGGTGTAACTTCTGGTAACTCTCAGATGGTTACTGGAGGACATTTTCTCCCACTACTTTAATATGtggtataaatatataaaaggaCAGggtagaaaaacaaaaggacaaaagaCAAAAACTCCAGGTTACCGTGTGCTATCAAAAAGACCATGAACTGCTAATTCAGTAACTTCATTTAGCCagtataaatataatttttgtcatttatttagtttaaaaataagaccTCTCCTGTAATACTTCATActcaagaaaaacaattatataTTAGACACGTATAAGCATTCAGCCCTTGAATATCAGGTATCTTTAAAATGATTGCCTTGGATGAATCATCTAAAGatcagcaaacaaaaatggaCAAAGGGCTACAGACTGCTCAAAATTAGGAGCAGATTTGAAATTTCAGATAATGTCCCTGCATGACCCTActttaagaaataatatttcttgGACACAATTGCAGCTCCATTGAAGGAACTGGCAAGACTCCTACTGACTTCAAAGAGGAAGGAATTCCACCACTGCCCTGAAGAACACATAAAGTAGGTCTTGTATGCAGACATGGTACACTTCCCTCCAGGCCAAAGGTTTTTTAAATCCTGAGATGCTACAGTGCTGATAAGGCACCTCCAGAAACTTGTGTAACTCAATCCTGTCAACCACTGGAGAACAGGAGTGGCCCAAAAAAATCAGCCTGTTcattttcagagggaaaaaggataaaagaaatcccagaaagctttttttttaaatcctatgCAAATAAATAGCCACTGACAAATTAGCTTTATGACCATGTACAATAACACTATAGTACACAGGGCTTATGCGTGATATCTATTGAAATCGCTATTTGCACTTGCTTCTTAAGCTGAGGCTTTCCTTCCGCGATAAACTAGAAATAAACCACAACATAAACCCACTCACTTTCTTGGCAACTACCcaacttttccttcttcacctAACTGTTACAAATCCTTTGGGAAACTTCCTTCTTGAGCTCCGTTTCGACCTGCTTATTAATGGAAGAAGAGGTAAGCATGCACACATGACACCCTGGGAAGCTCTGTGACATCCCAGGCACACGGTGACAATGGCTTCCCAGCGGCAGTGCGGAGATGCTGGGCTGGAAACAAGAAAATCCTGCTCGGGTTTAAGCCATTAACAAGTGAAAAAATCCTGGCACAGTCAGCGGTTCCAGCTTGCTGCGGAGTGGCAGTCTGGCTTTGAGAAGACCAGCTCCTTGATGGGGTTAAAAACCAACAGTGATGACTTACCTTTGACTTTTCCTTCACTCTCTGGGAGAGCATCCCAGGATGCTGCTACAGAGGTTGGTTTCCCCTTTAGTGGCCAAACATCCAAATTTTCAGGTgcgctggcaggagctgtgaaACAGCCATACGCAGAAGAGGCAAGTAAAAAAAGTTGACCTACACAGCATACACCTTTTGCTCCTTCTTCTCATAGCAGAAATTCCTATACGGCCATTTCAAAGATAACTGTGAAGACCACACATGGCTCAGGTCCATGTGTGCCTGTATTACATCTCTCTATCAGACTCTTGCGGTGAAATTTTATTCCATACTTTTAGGAACGGGCTGTCCATACAAGACTCTACTGTGGCTTAGCTGGAACGATGTGGTAATTCAGTTGTCACGGACCACTTCCCTATACCAAAGGGGCCCTACAGCTTCTCCGTGCTGGAGGCAGGATTTAAATTTGCTGCCCACAGAGGGGGACAGCAGCCGGGCTGCTCCTCCCAAAGGAAGGGGCACACACAGCTGCAGGGGTCCAAGGTGCCGACCCGGCCCCCAGAAATACCCAAACCATCTCTCCCGGTTCTCGTCGCACCGCAAGAGCAGCCCCGCTGTGCTCTCCAGGGCActgctgcagggatgcaggcagcagcaccgaGGCTTTTCCCATGTCTCCAACCACTTATTCTGGCTTTCCCTCAAGTCAGGCCAATTTCACAGCTCAGACCCTAAGACTTGTGTTATCCCAAGGACCTTTGTATACATACCCGCCTCTGGGGTCCGTTGGTAAACAGACACGCTCCAtttgccttccttttctccctccaagATTTGGACGGCAAACTCATACATGGTGTCCGGCACCAGATTCTCCACCAGCACCCGTCGGTTGGACACCTGCTTGTAATCCCACCTTGCCGATTCCCCCTTTTCCCGATAGCGAACACTGTATTGCCTGGGATCAGAAACACACGAAAATAAAAATTCGCATGCTGAAACCTAACATTAGCAGAACTGGAGAGGGATGGGTCTGCTTTCCCCTCAGCTAGCCTGCTGCAGCTTACCGGGGAACCTACCAAAATGCAAACAACAAAGTACCACCACGACCACCAAGAGCCAGCATCTGAGCAAACATTTGTGCATTCCTCTAACAGAGCCTGATTGCTTTCACCCCAAGGGATGAACCGCTCTTTCC
Proteins encoded in this window:
- the FNDC1 gene encoding fibronectin type III domain-containing protein 1; its protein translation is MAGPAAPRRPPRPWAALLLLAALLPAAAPEKDIPNRPLRVRTQSPDGRLSFRWKPPYGAGFRGPRSRSQGYLRGSGESSRRMSYAPLLQERQNQEARKLASESVHVVSLPSRSSQGRSQPVYRSSLTKRKVTEEEEVEVAQDITVRVMSSQSVLVAWTDPLYEKQKVAANRQYSVRYREKGESARWDYKQVSNRRVLVENLVPDTMYEFAVQILEGEKEGKWSVSVYQRTPEAAPASAPENLDVWPLKGKPTSVAASWDALPESEGKVKEYILSYAPALKPFGAKSITYSGATTSAIIDGLQAGERYIFKIRAANRKGPGPQSKAFSVAIPAAAHEDSAGQQQTNIEDNSEAKKPGNAGSSPSQTPSVSSKVQPSLSSKQSSVRSPNVSDKKSLLSEYKNKILTRGVLSKSQLPSRKTGELKPDLQSTEVTDDQDSSQEAPTTPPKAQDQRKNVRPVPLSRPVHPVLASGRTSVRTHTSDVLRQTSTEKHEPPALLPSSVQHSSALSVPKYTDNETKQLRQSNTNVPSKTSSHPLPAKNNDLVGNVEGKPDPMLVKVSSKTSEPSRLASPSNQQSAISHEVVPSHPSRSGSLGHSHQPSFKSADSHARGSHNEFDSEEAEDRAGQPSSRSQQTRLPSGSSSRTWKDSKLAAVAVSSRSAVSGHTSPHSRPSTSTKSDGKDVDKNYREDSQDTNPLFPSLPSSRQSSSAVYSKRRNSQVNSDSHLRETHSEKSPHSDSEEQQSRVAAPEKHSLLKSSLSKRKPEEQDSREVKEVLARSKPSVSLPKKTFPSHLPLEKTSHSEPPQRAQTSPSLLHSRGRRLPSPISSQSNEELQEDDDEDVTEGSDGASSRSVFPKEVSSSRGLPASFSQGGSNPSLSKQQQPGSQVPSNKPKLTQPDSSSASDTGKDNQYNPRLSSTSLRQARPSLPTRSRVGTRTVSQTEKKFGLLPSKMSKAEDPRKVPSSFSSKSRQSVSNEEDDYYSEYDQKEVEQKPTSLAAKWSPSVSRGNKNAYDDTTSNKRKSMDTLLPHKVSSEEEEKEETPVLKISSPESPGSSAIASRITQFSNKHTPSKPSFVWPHSSASTTTHTVSPTVSSTLSPRQRLLNSRLRSPSQRQFVRPPYRQGYNGRPNLTTKNGNGKIIPGNNGKPSGQRVINGPQGTKWIVDLDRGLVLNVEGKYLQDSQGNPLRVKLGGDGRTIVDEKGAPMVSPDGLPLFGHGRFSKPVASAQDKPIISLGGKPLIGLEMIKKTTTPSTTTTTIPPTTTTTTTTTTTTTVATTTTTTPEPTTTVPPTEKPPPTCPPGTYGQYDDEGNLLLGFDGLPECNAEDTFSGLDSDVTATPEAYVIYDDDYEFFESTLPPTTTTVTTTTASTTTESEVVYPETSVVGTGPVSEYDIAGKKRFTAPYVTYLNKDPAAPCSLTEALEHFQVESLHEIIPNDLREKDLRPLKAPHNITVVAVEGCHSFVIVDWAKPARGDMVTGYLVYSASYDDFLKNKWSTRTAGTTHLPIENLKPNTRYYFKVQAKNPFGYGPVSSSVSFITESDNPLLIVRPPGGEPIWIPFTFKYDPTYSDCSGKQYVKRTWYRKFVGVVLCNSLRYKIYLSDDLKDTFYSIGDSWGRGEDHCQFVDSHLDGRTGPQSYVEALPTIRGYYRQYRQEPVSFGRIGHTTPYYYVGWYECGVPIPGKW